The DNA window CGAACAACTGCATCTTTCTCCAGCTCTCCCTCTTCAAGGATATGTTTGATATGCTCGCTGACATTCGCCTTGCTGGATTGAAATAAATCAACCATTTGCGACTGAGTAAGCCACACTGTTTCACTTTCAAGCCGCACGGAAATGCGCGGCTCCCCATCGCCGCTTTCATAGATGATTATCTCATGACCTGCTTTGTTGTTCGCTTTTTTGTTTTTCATAAAGTTCTGTGAGACTCCAAATCTGCCACGATTTCATCAATCGCCTTTCGCAGTTCGTTCTGTCGGGCAACAATGCCGGAAATCTCTTTATACTCTCCTAATCTCGAATACCCCGACCATCGTGGTCGAGAGATGGAATGTTTCCTGCAAAGCAGGTAACTACTGCTTCGTTAATATAACCAGCTTAATCATTGCTGACAAATATATCCAGATACTCTTTATATACATATGACTGCCCATATTTCTTGTTCTTATCCTTTGGGCTAAGGATTCCTTGCTCAATTAAACGATTAATTACAGTTTGAGCCCCGGCGCGGGTGAAGCCCGTCCACTTTTGAACGGTTGCTACATTTACGATAGGCTGACCGTACAACTTCGGCAACACCGCCGCCGCGCTCTCGGAAGAACGCTTGCCAAGCTTCTGGATTATCAAAATGTCCTTCTCGCGCAAAGCCGTAATTTTGCCTACCGTATCGATAGCTTCATTGGCTATTTCTATAACCCCATCCAGGAAAAAATCGATCCATTCTGAAACCTTCCCGTTATGGTATCCTTCAAGTTTTTGATAATAAAGCTTCTGATACCTTTTGAAATACGAAGATAGAAACAGCACCGGCTTTTCCAGATAACCTTCCTTCCACAGATAAAAAGTAATAAGCATCCTTCCCGTTCGTCCATTCCCGTCTAGAAACGGGTGGATAGTCTCAAATTGAGCATGTATAATCCCGGCTTTGATCACAACAGGTATATCGTCATCCGTATGTATAAACGCTTCAAGTTCTCCAAGGGATTTACGCATGTCGACAACCGGCGGCGGAACAAACCGGGCATTATCAGGACGAGTGCCGTTAATCCAATTCTGACTTTTTCGGAATTCTCCCGGGTCGGAATATTGAGATGATCTTGCCTTATGCATGAGTTCTCTATGAAGCTCACGCACAAGCCTAAGCGCCACGGGAAAATCATCTTTGGTAACTCTTCTCAGTCCATAGTCAACGGCTTTTATATAGTGCAGAATATCATCGACATCGGATGAAGCTCTTTCACCAGGTTTCACTTCCGCTTCGATTGCATCGACCATCGTTGCCTTTGTTCCCTCAATCTGACTGGAAGAAGCCGCGTCTTTTCGTAAATACATAAGCAAGAAGAAATCGGCATCAGGAAGAAGCCTTGTGATACCATCCAGTTTACCTAGAAGCCGGGTTGCTTCAGTATTTTTCTTTAGAATAGCAGGATCGAAATCAAATCCGCCTTCGGGAGGAAAGGTATTCGGGATAAAGGCTTTGAAACCTTCCGGCTGGGTTCTCAATTTGCCTATTTCAACTGTTTTCATGAGTTTGTATACATTTCCTTGTAGATGTAAACAAAGTATAATGGTTTGTAAGCATTTGTCAATAGATGTAAACAAACCAACAAGTTCAATCGGACATATGCTAATCATATGTGTATCGCTATTAGGACTTCAAGGTTTCATCCCCGTCAATAATGTCGGGACATTCCATCGCAAATCC is part of the Dehalococcoidia bacterium genome and encodes:
- a CDS encoding Fic family protein; this translates as MKTVEIGKLRTQPEGFKAFIPNTFPPEGGFDFDPAILKKNTEATRLLGKLDGITRLLPDADFFLLMYLRKDAASSSQIEGTKATMVDAIEAEVKPGERASSDVDDILHYIKAVDYGLRRVTKDDFPVALRLVRELHRELMHKARSSQYSDPGEFRKSQNWINGTRPDNARFVPPPVVDMRKSLGELEAFIHTDDDIPVVIKAGIIHAQFETIHPFLDGNGRTGRMLITFYLWKEGYLEKPVLFLSSYFKRYQKLYYQKLEGYHNGKVSEWIDFFLDGVIEIANEAIDTVGKITALREKDILIIQKLGKRSSESAAAVLPKLYGQPIVNVATVQKWTGFTRAGAQTVINRLIEQGILSPKDKNKKYGQSYVYKEYLDIFVSND